A region from the Pseudomonas promysalinigenes genome encodes:
- a CDS encoding glycogen/starch/alpha-glucan phosphorylase has translation MSQETNPRDAEVADFRAAVLSKLTYAVGKDPEHAFDHDWFEAIALAARDHMVDHWMDHTRQAYRRSQKRVYYLSLEFLIGRLLYDSLSNLGYLEIAREALQGLGVDLERIRLLEPDAALGNGGLGRLAACFMESMSTLGIAAHGYGIRYEHGLFRQAVVDGWQQEQTENWLDFGNPWEFERAEVIYPISFGGSVETVHDAHGEQRQVWWPGETVRAVAYDTPVVGWRGSSVNTLRLWRARALEELHLERFNAGDHLGAVAEVARAESISRVLYPADSTEAGQELRLRQEYFFVSASLQDLLRRHLNMHKDLLNLPDAAAIQLNDTHPSIAVAELMRLLVDQHEIPWDTAWSLTVGTLAYTNHTLLPEALETWPVALMERMLPRHMQIIYLINAYHIDALRAKGQHDFDVLRAVSLIEEDNGRRVRMGNLAFLGSHSVNGVSALHSKLMKSTVFSELHKLYPERINNKTNGITFRRWLFQSNPQLTAMLTEALGPELLDDPEGRLAGLLPFADKPSFRKAFAAQRLHSKRALASIIQDRIGVTVNPEALFDVQVKRIHEYKRQLLNLLHTVALYQAMRNDPGTDWVPRVKIFAGKAAASYQQAKLIIKLANDIARVVNNDPTVRGLLKVVFLPNYNVSLAESIIPAADLSEQISTAGYEASGTSNMKFGLNGALTIGTLDGANVEMCEHVGADNMFIFGLTAQQVEARRKANDFGASAAIAASNRLNDVLQAIRSGVFSPDDPSRYSGLIDGLVAYDRFLVCADFDAYWDAQQRVEELWHTPEQWWRMAVLNTAKMGWFSSDRTIREYATEIWKALD, from the coding sequence ATGTCCCAGGAAACCAACCCACGTGACGCCGAGGTGGCCGATTTTCGCGCCGCGGTGCTGAGCAAACTGACCTACGCGGTCGGCAAAGACCCAGAGCATGCCTTCGACCATGACTGGTTCGAAGCCATCGCCCTGGCTGCGCGCGACCACATGGTCGACCACTGGATGGACCACACCCGCCAGGCTTACCGTCGCAGCCAGAAGCGGGTCTATTACCTTTCTCTGGAGTTTCTCATCGGCCGGCTGCTGTACGACAGCCTGAGCAACCTCGGGTACCTGGAGATCGCCCGTGAAGCGCTGCAAGGCCTGGGCGTGGATCTTGAGCGCATTCGCCTGCTCGAACCCGATGCGGCCTTGGGCAACGGTGGCCTGGGGCGTCTTGCCGCGTGCTTCATGGAAAGCATGTCGACACTGGGCATTGCCGCCCACGGTTACGGCATCCGCTACGAGCATGGTTTGTTCCGTCAGGCCGTGGTCGACGGCTGGCAACAGGAGCAGACCGAGAACTGGCTGGATTTCGGCAACCCTTGGGAGTTCGAGCGGGCAGAGGTGATCTACCCCATCAGCTTCGGCGGTAGCGTCGAAACGGTGCACGACGCCCATGGCGAACAGCGTCAGGTGTGGTGGCCGGGCGAGACCGTGCGGGCAGTGGCCTATGACACCCCGGTGGTGGGCTGGCGTGGCTCGAGCGTCAACACCCTGCGCCTTTGGCGTGCGCGGGCACTGGAAGAGCTGCACCTGGAACGCTTCAATGCCGGCGACCATTTGGGCGCTGTCGCCGAAGTGGCCAGGGCCGAGAGCATCTCGCGCGTGCTCTACCCAGCCGACAGCACCGAGGCTGGGCAGGAGTTGCGCCTGCGCCAGGAGTACTTCTTCGTGTCGGCATCGCTGCAGGACTTGCTGCGCCGTCACCTGAACATGCACAAAGACCTGCTCAACCTGCCTGACGCGGCCGCCATCCAGCTCAACGACACGCACCCCTCGATTGCTGTGGCCGAGCTGATGCGCCTGTTGGTCGATCAGCATGAAATACCCTGGGACACCGCCTGGTCGCTAACCGTCGGCACCCTGGCCTACACCAACCACACGCTGCTTCCGGAGGCGCTGGAAACCTGGCCGGTGGCGCTGATGGAGCGCATGCTGCCGCGGCACATGCAGATCATTTACCTGATCAATGCCTATCACATCGACGCTCTGCGCGCCAAAGGGCAGCACGATTTCGACGTGCTGCGCGCCGTGTCGCTGATCGAAGAGGACAACGGCCGCCGGGTGCGCATGGGTAACCTGGCGTTCCTCGGGTCGCACAGCGTGAACGGTGTGTCGGCGCTGCACAGCAAGCTGATGAAAAGCACGGTGTTCTCCGAGTTGCACAAGCTTTACCCCGAGCGCATAAACAACAAGACCAACGGCATCACCTTCCGCCGTTGGTTGTTCCAGTCCAACCCGCAATTGACCGCGATGCTGACCGAAGCGCTTGGCCCAGAGCTGCTGGACGACCCCGAAGGCCGTCTGGCCGGGCTGCTGCCGTTTGCTGACAAGCCCAGCTTCCGCAAGGCGTTCGCTGCCCAGCGGCTGCACAGCAAGCGTGCGCTGGCCAGCATCATCCAGGACCGCATCGGGGTCACGGTGAACCCCGAGGCGCTGTTCGATGTGCAGGTCAAACGGATTCACGAATACAAGCGCCAGTTGCTCAACCTGCTGCACACCGTGGCGCTGTACCAGGCCATGCGCAACGACCCCGGCACCGACTGGGTACCACGGGTGAAGATCTTCGCCGGCAAGGCCGCTGCCAGCTACCAACAGGCCAAGCTGATCATCAAGCTAGCCAACGACATCGCGCGGGTCGTGAACAATGACCCGACCGTGCGCGGCCTGCTGAAGGTGGTATTCCTGCCCAACTACAACGTCAGCCTGGCCGAGAGCATCATTCCGGCGGCGGACCTGTCCGAGCAGATTTCCACGGCCGGTTACGAGGCATCCGGTACCAGCAACATGAAGTTCGGCCTCAATGGCGCGCTGACCATTGGCACACTCGATGGCGCCAACGTCGAGATGTGCGAACACGTGGGTGCGGACAACATGTTCATCTTCGGCCTCACCGCCCAGCAGGTAGAGGCGCGCCGCAAAGCCAACGACTTCGGCGCCAGCGCCGCGATTGCCGCCTCCAATCGGCTGAACGACGTGCTTCAAGCCATCCGTAGCGGGGTGTTCTCACCTGACGATCCGTCGCGTTACAGCGGGCTGATCGACGGGCTGGTCGCCTATGATCGCTTCCTGGTGTGCGCGGACTTCGATGCCTACTGGGATGCCCAGCAGCGGGTCGAAGAGCTGTGGCACACACCGGAGCAGTGGTGGCGCATGGCCGTGCTCAATACGGCCAAGATGGGCTGGTTCTCGTCGGATCGGACCATTCGCGAATATGCCACCGAAATCTGGAAGGCTCTGGATTGA
- a CDS encoding YkgJ family cysteine cluster protein, translating into MKTTLIAAAEVDRLETWQRYTSNMCHGCHSTCCTLPVEVKIKDLIRIGVVDEFEKDEPPKNIAKRLQKDGIIERFNQKSGIFTLTRMSNDDCLYLDRKSRLCTIYDKRPDTCRNHPKVGPRPGYCAYKPKVVGR; encoded by the coding sequence ATGAAAACGACCCTGATCGCCGCGGCCGAAGTCGACCGCCTGGAGACTTGGCAGCGCTACACCAGCAATATGTGCCATGGCTGCCATTCGACGTGCTGCACCCTGCCGGTAGAGGTGAAGATCAAGGATCTGATCCGCATCGGCGTAGTGGATGAGTTCGAGAAAGACGAGCCGCCGAAGAACATCGCCAAACGCCTGCAGAAAGACGGCATCATCGAGCGCTTCAACCAGAAGTCGGGGATCTTCACCCTGACCCGCATGAGCAACGACGATTGCCTCTATCTGGATCGTAAAAGCCGGCTTTGCACCATTTATGACAAACGCCCGGACACCTGCCGCAATCACCCCAAGGTTGGGCCGCGGCCGGGTTATTGTGCGTACAAGCCGAAGGTGGTTGGGCGCTGA
- a CDS encoding DUF3077 domain-containing protein — protein sequence MTDDNPITPGKTCFYQGDDHKQPLFQVCAGIPCQDARDQASELMGCVRDLTLNAVMENDPQLIWAAHYLSALAKALLDDAELGMPHRTSF from the coding sequence ATGACCGACGACAACCCGATCACTCCCGGAAAAACCTGCTTTTACCAAGGCGACGATCACAAACAACCGCTGTTTCAAGTCTGCGCGGGTATACCCTGCCAGGACGCCCGCGATCAAGCCTCCGAGCTGATGGGCTGCGTGCGCGACCTGACACTGAACGCGGTCATGGAAAACGACCCGCAACTGATATGGGCTGCGCACTACCTCAGTGCATTGGCCAAGGCTCTACTGGACGACGCCGAACTCGGCATGCCCCACCGAACCAGCTTC